A region of the Methylobacterium nodulans ORS 2060 genome:
ATCTTCCGCGCCGATCTCTACCCGGCGAGTTCCGCCAATCCCTACCTGACCTTCACCACCCTGGCGACGCGGAGCGGCACTCTCACCTTCACCTGGAGCGGCGATAACGGCTTCTCGCAGACGGAGAGTGCCACGATCGAGGTGACCTGAGGTGTCGAGCCGCCGCGGGCTCGCCCTTGCGCTCCTGGCGATCTGCTGCGCGCCGCTTGCCGCCGAGGAGATCCCGCCCGCCGCGCGCCGCTCCGGCTTCGACCAGATGACGCCGGAGCTGCGGGCCATGCAGCAGGACGACGCCGCCAATCCGGGCGTGCTCTGGGCCGCGGATGGGCTCGATGCCTGGGCGGCACCGGCCTCCTCCGGCCGGCCCTCCTGCGCGGGCTGCCACGGCGACATCACGGCGATGCGCGGGGTCGCCGCCCGCTACCCGGCCTGGGACGAGACCGAGGGCCGGCCGGTCGATCTCGCCGGACGCATCGACCTCTGCCGCATCCGCCACCAGGGCGAGGCGCCGCTTCCCCGCGAGAGCCGCCCGCTCCTCGCCCTCACCGCCGCGGTGGCGATGCAGTCGCGCGGGATGCCGGTGGCGCCGCCCGCCGATCCGCGTCTCGATGCGGCGCGCGCGGAGGGCCGCGCCCTCTTCACCCGGCGCATGGGCCAGCTCGACCTGTCCTGCGCGGGCTGCCACGACGCCCATTGGGGCCGTCATCTCGGGGCCGGCATCATCCCGCAGGGCCATCCGAACGGCTATCCGCTCTATCGGCTCGAATGGCAGGATCTCGGCTCGTTCCAGCGCCGCCTGCGCAACTGCCTCGTCGGCATGCGGGCGGAACCCTACCCGGCCGGCGCGCCGGAGGCGGTGGCGCTCGAACTCTACCTGATGCAGAGGGCGGCGGGGCTCCCCGTGGAAGCGCCGGCCGTGCGGCCGTGACGCCCTGGGGCACCCAGGCTGGGATTTCGGCCTTGACGGACAGGCGGATCGTCCTGCGGCAGGTCGGTGTCTGGCAGGCACGACATCCCTCATGCTGAGGTGCTGCGGCTTTGCCGCAGCCTCGAAGCACCCCTGAACGG
Encoded here:
- the soxA gene encoding sulfur oxidation c-type cytochrome SoxA, with product MSSRRGLALALLAICCAPLAAEEIPPAARRSGFDQMTPELRAMQQDDAANPGVLWAADGLDAWAAPASSGRPSCAGCHGDITAMRGVAARYPAWDETEGRPVDLAGRIDLCRIRHQGEAPLPRESRPLLALTAAVAMQSRGMPVAPPADPRLDAARAEGRALFTRRMGQLDLSCAGCHDAHWGRHLGAGIIPQGHPNGYPLYRLEWQDLGSFQRRLRNCLVGMRAEPYPAGAPEAVALELYLMQRAAGLPVEAPAVRP